Part of the Chitinivibrionales bacterium genome, AAAAGACCGGGTGCTCCTTCACTGCCGGTAGCAACACCCTTCAGCAGAGGAAGGACATTCCCCCGCCCCACCCGTTTATACTCACGGGGAGGCATGATCATGGAAAAATGCCTGCCGATAAGCTCATCGGGTGAATAATGGAGGATCTCCTCTACCCCTCTATTAACAAAAGTAAAGAAACCGTCCGGATCGATTATATAGATTATCCCGGACGTTATGTTCATTATCCGGTCCATATCACATTTCAACCGGTCCCGCTCACTTTTCAGACTGCGATAATCGGCAATCAGATCCTGCATGTCCTTATTTACATATTCAACATCCATCAGAGCTGTAAATCTCCCTTTAATGCAATAGGCGCCATTATTATATTGTACACATACCGGAAAGGAATGTCAATTTTTCCCACTGTGATCAGTAATAATTGGAAGCGGCTGTTCACGGCTCTGTGCATATGAATGCCCACAGAATGAGCACAGAGGGTGAATCAAGGTACGAGATAAAGCAGACTTATCGCCCTGGGTAAGGCATATTAAAAAGGCGCCACAATGAAGTAGAACAATGACTCATGGAAGTCGGGAGGATGGCCGGAAGCCGGAATATCTTAACGCTCAGGCTGTCTTATTCTCTTCTTTGGTTTCTTCGCCGGCAGGTAATTCCGATTTATCGGGTATAATGATCCATCCAACAATATAAGCAATAACCAGAGGCCAGATACCGGTTGCAATACAGACAAATACAGCAACAAGACGGATAATCGTGGGATCAATCGAAAAATAATCCCCTAATCCTGCGCAGATACCCGCAATCATTTTATCACTTTCAAGGCGATAGATCCTTTTCATGCTTCCTCCTTAAAGACTATTTAAATTACGCCTGTTGTTTTTGAGAGACTCGGATGACTTATCGGATGACTTAAGAGTTAATAATATACAATATTAGTAAGGAAAAGCGCAGGAATCTCCAGGAAAAGAGCCTAACTACCAGGTACGAGCCGCCGCTTCGTTGACCTTGAACTGGAATTCGTTTTTGGAGATGAGTTTTATACAGGCATCAACTACCGTGGGATCATAGAGGATACCCCGATTTTTCTCAATTTCAGTAACAGCTTTTTCCAGACCGCAAGCCGGACGGTACGGACGGTGAGATGACATGCTTTCGACAACATCCGCAACCGAAATGATTTTCGCCTCCATACAGATTTCATCGCCCTTTAATCCGTGGGGATACCCGGAGCCATCGAGACGTTCGTGATGCTGGAGCACGATCTGTCCGATCGGCCAGGGGAAATCGATGTATTTGATTACATCATACCCTGCCTCCGGATGGCATCTGATAAGTGAAAACTCATGGTGTGACAGGGCGCCGGGTTTATTGAGTATTTCGGCAGGAACATAAACTTTCCCGAGATCGTGAATCACCCCTGCCATGCGGATCGCATCGATAGTATCCTTGGGCAGGTTCATTTCAGCAGCAATAGCCCGCGCCAGATCGGTCGTTCGCTGCTGATGTCCGGCCGTGTAGGGGTCACGTTTTTCGACTGTTAAGGCCATCGCATGGATAGTCCCTCCTACTGCACGACGGAGCTTTCGAAGACTGTAATTGAGTTTCTTTTCGGTCTGTTTATGTCCGGTAATATCCTGGCCTATTCCCAGAATTCCGATAACCTTACCGTTGCCGTTGAATCGCGGGGTCATGGTCAGCTTGATCCATATCGGACGACCGTCTTTTGTGCGTTCGACAACATCACAGGAACATGCTTCTCCATGAGTCATAATATGCTTGCGGGTTTCATCAATAGCTCGCCTGGTCAGGACATCGTCGCTCTCGTATAAAATATCCACTTTCTTTTTACCCACCATTTCCTCGGCAGTATAGCCGAGAAGATTTTCCGCCCCCGAGTTCCAGTAAACGATATTCCGATCGAGATCTGTTGCGACGATAGTAATTGTTGAAGATGTCTCGAGGATGTTGCTTAAAAATGAGGCCGTACCCAGAAGCTCGTTTTGAAGCTTGGATTTGTCCTGTTCAAGGTGCTTGACTTTCTGTTTTAATTCATCGAGTGAGTCATTCTGCCGGGTCTTAGCCGTCTTTCCTTTTGACATAACCATACACCTTCATTATCAAGTATACTTCCTGGGCGGGCAATATTTGGCAGTATGATTGTATACTGTTTAAGCCGCCGTGTCTACTTTTTTATAAAAAATTACGGACCACAGTCCGAATAACATCGATGAGTATGATCAGACAGAGGGTCGATTCGACGATCATCAGGAAACGCAGGTTTTTC contains:
- a CDS encoding PspC domain-containing protein, which encodes MKRIYRLESDKMIAGICAGLGDYFSIDPTIIRLVAVFVCIATGIWPLVIAYIVGWIIIPDKSELPAGEETKEENKTA
- a CDS encoding PAS domain S-box protein, with translation MVMSKGKTAKTRQNDSLDELKQKVKHLEQDKSKLQNELLGTASFLSNILETSSTITIVATDLDRNIVYWNSGAENLLGYTAEEMVGKKKVDILYESDDVLTRRAIDETRKHIMTHGEACSCDVVERTKDGRPIWIKLTMTPRFNGNGKVIGILGIGQDITGHKQTEKKLNYSLRKLRRAVGGTIHAMALTVEKRDPYTAGHQQRTTDLARAIAAEMNLPKDTIDAIRMAGVIHDLGKVYVPAEILNKPGALSHHEFSLIRCHPEAGYDVIKYIDFPWPIGQIVLQHHERLDGSGYPHGLKGDEICMEAKIISVADVVESMSSHRPYRPACGLEKAVTEIEKNRGILYDPTVVDACIKLISKNEFQFKVNEAAARTW